In Neoarius graeffei isolate fNeoGra1 chromosome 15, fNeoGra1.pri, whole genome shotgun sequence, a single genomic region encodes these proteins:
- the zgc:162592 gene encoding melatonin receptor type 1A has translation MMSSNTSLPGDLSEVGDVKTTDTLKLLEAHRPIKIGIILVLGVMITLGNVAVVSVIYSAVPGWSRNSRYFLLSLTGADSAFGLIVMPLNLCVSLVKDYSAEPDPFCHVVAFFNATVYSTCMYTLASISLERYVAVFYPLQYSSILTRRRALALIAFAWLFPPVLLVPILCPEGIIDVYFSTASLVCNPSYSTNVTYSLTLTGFIFFPCSALMTFCNLRLWVAARRQRRKLRRYCSGRWTTPNVALRVLVPVMTAYYTCWTPCMVIMIYTALSGSGVPEWVEFVAVWLPTSNGFLNCIFYFWINQSFRRKFHLVLQRLCFGFCPNTKPVHESVIATLNNNLVHERSSSVSSTCTLLTINVETYI, from the exons ATGATGAGCAGTAACACCTCTTTACCGGGTGACTTGTCCGAGGTGGGAGATGTTAAAACCACGGACACACTGAAGCTGCTGGAGGCTCACCGGCCCATTAAAATCGGGATTATTTTAGTCCTGGGTGTCATGATCACTTTGGGGAATGTGGCTGTGGTGTCGGTGATCTACTCGGCGGTACCGGGCTGGTCACGGAACTCGCGATACTTTTTGTTATCGTTAACCGGTGCGGACTCGGCATTCGGTTTGATCGTCATGCCGCTGAACCTGTGCGTGAGTCTGGTGAAGGACTACAGCGCCGAGCCCGACCCGTTCTGTCACGTGGTGGCCTTTTTTAACGCCACCGTTTACTCCACGTGCATGTACACGCTGGCCAGCATCAGCCTGGAACGCTACGTGGCCGTGTTTTACCCGCTGCAGTACTCCTCCATCCTGACCCGGAGACGCGCCCTGGCGCTCATCGCCTTCGCCTGGCTCTTCCCTCCGGTCCTCCTGGTGCCCATCTTGTGCCCGGAAGGAATCATAGACGTGTACTTCTCCACGGCATCCCTAGTGTGCAACCCATCCTACTCCACCAACGTGACGTACTCTCTGACCCTCACCGGCTTCATCTTCTTCCCCTGCTCGGCCCTCATGACCTTCTGTAACCTCAGGCTGTGGGTCGCCGCCAGGAGGCAGCGGAGGAAGTTGAGAAGATACTGCTCCGGTCGGTGGACCACACCTAACGTGGCTTTGCGTGTCCTCGTGCCCGTCATGACCGCCTACTACacatgctggaccccctgcatggTCATAATGATCTACACTG CGCTCTCAGGCAGCGGCGTCCCGGAGTGGGTGGAATTTGTGGCCGTGTGGTTACCGACCTCCAACGGCTTCCTCAACTGTATCTTTTACTTTTGGATTAACCAGAGCTTCAGGAGAAAATTCCACTTGGTTCTGCAGAGACTGTGTTTCGGATTTTGTCCCAACACGAAACCCGTACACGAGTCGGTGATCGCTACTTTAAATAACAACCTCGTGCACGAGAGGTCTTCCAGCGTGTCGTCCACGTGCACCTTGCTCACGATCAATGTCGAGACCTACATCTGA